A window of Lysobacter sp. TY2-98 genomic DNA:
AGATGTTCCTGTTCAACGCACAGATCACGCCGCTGATCTCGACGTCGACGCACACGATTCCGGAGGAACGTCGCACCCGCAAGCTGCTCATGCACCGCAACGAGATCGACTCGCTGATCGGCCGCATGCAACGCGACGGCTACACCGTCGTGCCCACCGCGCTGTACTGGAAGGGCAACAAGGTGAAGGCCGAGGTCGCGCTCGCGAAGGGCAAGAAGGAGCACGACAAGCGCGATACGGCGAAGGAACGCGATTGGCAGCGCGAAAA
This region includes:
- the smpB gene encoding SsrA-binding protein SmpB — protein: MSKNSKGKAGKDKSKAAGGTIALNKRARHEYHLEERTEAGLALQGWELKAIRAGRANIGEAYAVVRNGEMFLFNAQITPLISTSTHTIPEERRTRKLLMHRNEIDSLIGRMQRDGYTVVPTALYWKGNKVKAEVALAKGKKEHDKRDTAKERDWQREKQRAMRAHNRDA